Proteins from one Setaria italica strain Yugu1 chromosome V, Setaria_italica_v2.0, whole genome shotgun sequence genomic window:
- the LOC101766524 gene encoding IST1-like protein, with protein MSSLNSLFNRSTFGTKCKTCLNLVISRIKLLRNRRELQLINMRKEMVQYLQTGQESIARIRVEHIIREQNILAAYEIVELFCEFVLARVPIVEVQKECPLELREAISSIIFASGRCSDLPELMHLRNLFTTKYGKEFVAGAMELRPDSGVNRTIIEKLSVKAPSGESKLKVLKAIAQEYNVEWDSSNTEAEFNKKYEDLLDGSASSVHQVQAPVIESSLVASASRDKPPVLISPVEDAGKPHVHGSPSSPAGSARAYAATKSNPSAQEHHSPAEEISCSSPSSSDALEKARVAIASATRASAAARAAAELAKVKITSQ; from the exons ATGTCGTCCCTCAACTCGCTCTTCAACCGCTCCACCTTCGGCACCAAATG CAAAACATGTCTGAATCTTGTCATTTCGAGGATCAAGCTGCTGCGCAATAGGAGGGAGTTGCAGCTGATAAATATGCGAAAAGAGATGGTTCAGTATCTTCAGACTGGACAGGAATCTATCGCAAGGATTCGA GTGGAGCACATTATACGGGAGCAAAATATATTGGCTGCCTATGAGATTGTCGAGCTTTTCTGTGAATTTGTTCTGGCACGTGTCCCTATTGTCGAGGTCCAAAA GGAATGTCCCTTGGAACTGCGAGAAGCAATTTCTAGTATAATCTTTGCATCAGGAAGATGTTCAGACTTGCCTGAGCTAATGCATCTCCGTAATTTGTTTACCACCAAGTATGGTAAGGAGTTTGTTGCTGGTGCTATGGAATTGCGCCCTGACAGCGGTGTCAATCGCACT ATAATTGAGAAGCTCTCGGTGAAGGCTCCGTCAGGTGAATCAAAGCTGAAAGTCCTGAAAGCCATTGCCCAAGAGTACAATGTTGAATGGGATTCATCTAATACTGAAGCAGAATTCAACAAGAAATATGAAGATCTACTG GATGGCTCAGCATCTTCAGTCCACCAGGTCCAGGCTCCTGTTATTGAAAGCTCTCTGGTTGCTTCGGCCTCCAGAGATAAGCCGCCAGTGTTGATTTCACCTGTCGAGGATGCAGGAAAACCCCATGTTCACGGGTCCCCAAGTTCACCAGCTGGGAGTGCAAGAGCGTACGCTGCCACTAAGTCAAATCCGTCAGCCCAGGAGCACCACTCCCCTGCCGAGGAGATATCTTGCAGCAGCCCAAGTTCGTCAGACGCCCTGGAAAAAGCTCGAGTGGCCATTGCTTCTGCCACCCGTGCATCTGCCGCGGCTCGTGCAGCAGCCGAACTTGCAAAGGTTAAAATTACAAGTCAGTGA